Sequence from the Streptomyces sp. NBC_00440 genome:
TCGTCCGCGGCGGCACCCAGTACGACATGCACCGGACCGCAGCCGCCCGCGCGCAGCACCCGGACCGCGCGCTCGACGAGCGGCCGGCCGCGGTGTTCGAGCAGCGCCTTGGGGCGTCCTCCGAGCCGCCGCCCGCCGCCCGCCGCGAGCAGCAGTCCGGCGATCACCGGTCCGGCCGTCCGGCCGGGTCCCGGCCGCGAGGCATCCGTGTCCGTGTTGTTCACTTCGGTTCCGCCTTCGTGTCGCATCAGGACTGGATACCTCATGGACACCACCCCGTCCGGCTGAATTCCCGTCGTGGAGTGGCGAGAACGCCGCGTGGTGGCGTTAACTGACTCGTGACCCGCGGTGTTCGACCGGCGCCACACGGTCGTTCAACCGTAGGGATGGCCAGCACAGAGTTGTGCGAGGGGGAACTTTGTTGCGAAGTGCGGGGCAGAAACGCGTAACGGGCACCGGTGCGGACCCCAGAGTGACGGAGCTCAGCTCCTCCGTCTCCCGGCTCCGCCGTGAACTGGCCGCTCACCCGGCCCAGTTCCCGGACCGTGCCATCGCCGAGGACGAACTGGCGGCTCTGGAGGCGATGGCCCGGAGCGGAGTGCCGGAAATCCTGCGGCTGCGTCGCTCGTTGCTGCTGGTCGCGGGGGCGATCGGTTCGGTCAGCGCACTCGCGGTGTCGCTCTCCGAGGTGCGGAACGCGGTGGAGCTGTTCGGATCGGCCTCCTGATGGCCGTCCGCAGGGTGGTGCCGGACATCACGACGCACGCCATGGAGGAGAGCCGGGACTTCTACGGTCTGCTCGGGCTCGGCGAGGTCATGAACCAGGGCTGGGTCATGACGCTCGCCTCGTCCGTCAACCCGACCGCGCAGATCACCCTCACCACGCACGACGCGAGCGCCACCGTGCAGCCCGACCTCTCCATCGAGGTGGACGACGTGGACGCGGTGCACGCGGCGGTGCTGGCAGCGGGGGCGGAGATCGTGCACCCGCTGCGGGACGAGGAGTGGGGCGTACGGCGGTTCTTCGTCCGTGATCCGAACGGCAAGGTGGTCAATGTGCTGAGCCACCGGCACGGCGGATGAGCCGCCGCGCGGAGGCCGTGGCCACCGCCGATGTACGGGAGTCCACACCCAGCTTGGCGTAGATATGCACCAGATGGGACTTCACCGTCGCCTGGCTGAG
This genomic interval carries:
- a CDS encoding DUF5955 family protein: MLRSAGQKRVTGTGADPRVTELSSSVSRLRRELAAHPAQFPDRAIAEDELAALEAMARSGVPEILRLRRSLLLVAGAIGSVSALAVSLSEVRNAVELFGSAS
- a CDS encoding VOC family protein, with translation MAVRRVVPDITTHAMEESRDFYGLLGLGEVMNQGWVMTLASSVNPTAQITLTTHDASATVQPDLSIEVDDVDAVHAAVLAAGAEIVHPLRDEEWGVRRFFVRDPNGKVVNVLSHRHGG